The stretch of DNA TGCGTTTTAAATAATGGCAGGATACAATTTTTGTTGCTATAATTAAGCATTAGTGACATTCCTTTAAAGAAAGGGAGAAAAAAATGTTCCAGCCATTTGTTTTATCGTTGTTTTTATACTTTCCCGAAGATAAATCGGAATACGGCCCAGCTGCTATTACTTTTATTATCTTTTTGATAGGTGCCTTGTTAACGATGCGGTTAATTATTAACGTTTCAAAACGGGAAGCTAAAAAAGCCAAGGAACTTGAAGAAAAATTAATGTCCGGGCAGCATACCCAAGGAAACAGTGAACAGTAGACTGTTTCTTTTTTTTACATAAAGTGTTCACCCTAAGTTGATACTATGACAAAATGTTTATTTTGGGGGGATACGAGTGAAAAGAGTTTGGATGATTATTCCACTACTTCTTCTTGCCGGTTGCTTGGAACAGGATATAACAAAACTTGATGTTAAAATGATAAATGATAAGGGAGACTCCATAGGAAACATCACATTACAAGAGGTGTCCAGTGGTGTAAAAGTAAATGTGAAATTAAATAATCTTCCTCCAGGAGAGCATGCTCTTCATATTCATGAAAAAGGAAAATGTCAGAAACCTGATTTCAAAGCAACGGGTAATCATTTCAACCCTGATGATAAAGAACATGGTCTATTGCACCCGAAGGGGTCACATGCAGGTGATCTACCTAATCTAATTGTAGAGGATGACGGTTCAGTAAAAGCAGATCTAATGGCCGCGAATGTAACGTTAAAGAAAGAAGATAAGAAATCACTTTTTACTAAAGAAGGAACTACCCTTGTTATTCATGAAGAAAAAGATGATGGGATGACTCAGCCTGAAGGAGATTCAGGAAAAAGGATTGCGTGCGGTGAAATATCCAAAGATGGAAAGAAATAATTAGACGTAACAAGCCTGTTTCTTCATAATTGAAGGACAGGCTTTCTTATTAATAATCTAGGAGAATTAAATATGAAAAAGAAATTATATTATCAAGATGCTTATATACGATCATTTACTGCTAAAGTTGTTACAAAAGGGAAGGATGAGGCTGGATACTTTATTGTGTTGGATCAAACGGCATTCTACCCAACAGGCGGTGGACAACCGCATGATGTTGGAACTATTGAGAATCATGCAGTCCTAAATGTGGAAGAAGTGGATGGGGAGGTCCGTCATTACCTCGACACTGAATTAGATGATGAAAACGCAACGGTATCTGGTATTATCGATTGGGATAGGCGATTTGATCATATGCAGCAGCACGCAGGACAGCATATTCTCTCAGCTGCCTTTGAACAACTATTAGGATACAAAACAATAGGCTTTCATTTAGGAAGCGAACTACTAACAATTGATTTAGATACAGATAATCTTTTGGAAATTGAAGTTGAAAAAGTACAAGAGCTGGCTAACCGAATCATTATTGAAAATCGATCAATTGAAACAAAGTGGGTAACAGAAGAAGATCTAGCCAATTATGATTTGCGTAAAGAGACGAAAGTAAAAGAGGATATTAGACTCGTTATTATTCCAGACTTTGACTATAACGGATGTGGTGGAACCCATCCTAAATCCACCGGAGAAGTACAGGCAATTAAAATCCTAGACTGGGAAAAGCAAAAGAAAAAAATTCGTGTACAATTTGTATGTGGAAATCGTGTTATAAAACAATTAAACCAAAAAAACAAGGTGTTATTAGAGCTAACTAAACTACTCAATGCTCCTGAAATAGATATGCAGCAAGCTGTCATTCGACTTCTAGAGAATGTTAAAACGAAAGAAAAAGAATTAGAAGAAACACTTGAGGCACTGCTCCTCCAGGAAGCAAAGAGTTTATTAGGGAAAAGTAAAAAGGAGAAAAACATTGTAGGTGAAGCTTTTCATAATCGAAGTGTTCAGGAGTTACAGAAGTTAGCACGATATATCGTAGCAGAAGAAGAAGCAACGATTGTTCTATTTGTTTCTCAAAATGATAATAGGTTACAACTAGTATGTGCGCGAGGGTCGGAAGAGACTGTTAGTATGAAAAAATTAATTGGAAACGCACTTATTATCATTAATGGTAAAGGAGGAGGAAGTGATTCTTTTGCACAAGGAGGCGGAGAAGCGCTTCTATCAGGGGAACAAATGCTGCAACATTTAATGGAGTCAATTCAGTAGTAATGGTTGTTAATCGTCGATCAAGTTTTTTATTATACGCATAACTAAAGTATAATTTTAGAAAGAAGCTTTGAAAGGGTGAGTTTGATGGGATTTTTTGATGGTATGATGGGAAATGCTGCAGAGGTTAATCCAGCAGAAGCCCAAAGGGAATTTGCTAGAATCCTTGCTGTAGATGAAAGAATTGAAAAAGCCTATAAATTGATTAGAGATTTATTTATTTTTACAAATAAACGGCTAATACTTGTGGATAAGCAAGGGTTAACAGGTAAGAAGGTTGAGTATCATTCCATTCCCTATAAAAGTATTACCCATTTTAGTATCGAGACGGCAGGAAGCTTTGATTTGGATGCAGAATTAAAAATCTGGATCTCAGGGAATGCACTTCCTCTACAAAAGCAATTTAACAAGAACTTAAATATCTATGAACTTCAGACGGTACTTGCGGAATATGTATTAAAATAGGAGAGTATGAAATGGAAAGTGAAATGAAAACTAATCTGCAATTTGTAGACGTATTAAATGAATGGGATCCATTCAAATTAAAGAATGGCAATTATGACCCTGAAATAGCCGATACGATCCAGGCCATCCATGAATTAGACAACCCAGAGGAACTTGCGGTTAGAATACAAAGCATATATGAATTTTCCTTCGAGAAAACGATTCCTATCGACCAATGCTTAAACGTGGCGAGGGAGTTACTAGCAATAAAGGATAACGACTCCTGTAACATATAAAACGACAGCAAAGAGCTGTCGTTTTTTTATGCTAAGAATTGTTTAATATGCAAAAACACATCTTCAGGACGTTCTTCGGGAACTAAATGACCCGTATCCCTTAAAATAACCAATTCTGACCTAGTCAAATCCTTTGTTAAACGTTCCCCGACTGAAAGTGGGACAACTCTGTCATACTCGCCCCAAATTAATAAACATGGATGAGTAATGCGGCTTAGTTCTCCAGCTGATAAATCACCTTCATGATCGCGAATCATTCTCGTTAATGCCAAAAATATTTCATCCTTTAAAAAAGGCTGTAAATAACCAAATAGCATTTCATCACTTATTAATGTATGGTCATGAACGACATTCTGAAGATTTTTCATTATACCTGAACGAGCCAGATAAAACTTTACATATAAATGGAAGTAGGGCATATAACTCCCAATAATTAAAGGTAGTCTAGAACGTTTTGCATAAGATGAACTGCAAAGCAGGACCGCCTTATCAGCTATATCGGGCTGTTGATGCAGGATATTAAGGACGATTTGTCCGCCCATAGAATGTCCAATAAGGGTGATTTCATTTAAGCCAAGTGTTTGCACTAACTCAATAACGGTTTGAGCAAGATTGCTATAGGAATAAATAAAATTATTGCTTTTCTCGCTCTTGCCAAAGGGAGGGAGATCAATGGAAAGGACTTGAAACTCTTTGTTTAAGTAAGGGATTAACCGTCGAAAGCTAAAAGTGGAGGAAAGAAATCCATGAAGCAGTACCAGCGTCTTACGTGCATTAGGATTGGGATAGAATTCATAGTAAATATTAATATTATTAACCAGCTGATTACGATAATAAACTTTCTCTTCCACGTATTCAACCCACCTTTTGTCAATATGTTGGTGATAATAATTTCTCCATTAGAATCCAATTTCACACATTATTTTTTTCAAAAAGGCTGTGTTAAACTTGAACGTTGATTTGTGCTCCACTAAGGAATGCTTCTTGGAATAGTCATCGCAGGGACAGGCGGTTTCTGCCTGTCCCGAGGCACTTCGCTTTCCGCAGGCGGTTCGGGAAGCCTCCTCGGCGCTAAGAGATAAGCGGGGTCTCCCCTGTCCCGTCCTCCTGCAGGACATTGATTTACTTCCTCGATTCTGCCCACGCACGAAGAAAATGCGATAGCATTTTCGAGGAGTCTTCGTGCCTTCCGCAAAAATCAACTTAGTTCTAAAATCAAAAGTTACCTTTAACACAGCCTTCAAAAAAAAAAGGGACAAACCAATTTGTTTGTCCACTTCAAAAAAGGGGGGAATACTAGAAAGCTTATATGTTAATGTTTTCCTATTTTTATTTGCTTTATACTTGTTGTTTTAAAAATTTAAATGTGTTGGTCTTGTTGATCTAATAATAGTTCGGATGCAGGGATATCAAGGACGGTAGACAACTTCAGAAGAGTTTGGGTGCTTGGGATTTGCTCCCCAGATTCATATTTTTCGATGGTCTGTGTTCCTACTCTAATCTTTTGTGCCAATTCCTCTCGTGTCATTTTTAAATGTTCTCGATAACTTTTAATTGTACGGCCAATAGTATTCATAATGATCACCTCTCCTACAAAGACATTATCTCACTTTTATATTAACATAAATTTCTTTTTTGTAGGAAATATCCCATTTGAACATTATGTTAACGTTTCCACTTACTTTAAAAGAAAAACCTTTTTTGATTAAATGTTCACAATGTGCTATAATTTCTTATTGCGTATATAGAAGATAAAATAATTATTTATTAGGAGTGTTTTCATGACAGAAAAGATCGAAACTGGAAGTATTGTATTGGGCAAAGTAACTGGAATTCAACCATATGGTGCGTTCATAGCATTAGATGAAAATACACAAGGACTTGTGCATATTTCAGAAATCACGCATGGCTATGTAAAAGATATTAACGACCATCTTAAAGTTGGAGATGAAGTGAAGGTAAAAGTATTATCCATTGACGAAAATGCAGGTAAAATTGGTTTATCTATCCGTGCAACAGAAGAAGCACCTGTTCAACAGGCTGTTGCTAAACCAAAGAAACCACGCAAGCGTCAAGCAGCTGCTATCGTACCAGAAGTTGATGGCCAACAAGGCTTTAACACGTTAAAAGATAAGCTGCAAGAATGGATTGACCAGTCTCAACGCGAAGATTTAATTAAGAAATAAGTAAAATTTAAAAACCTAGCACCATGCTACTATGTAGCAGGAGCTAGGTTTTTTATTTATATTCTAAAGATTTTCACCATAATAGTTCATTCTTTTTGGTGACTCGGCTACAATATGTATGTACATACATAACACACCTTTGAAATGGAGTGAAATATATTAATGACATCAGAACTGGAAACAAAAAGGTTAATTGAACAAACGGAAAAATATGGTGCTAATAATTACCATCCGCTGCCAATTGTGATTTCACGTGCTGAAGGAGTTTGGGTAGAAGACCCCGAAGGCAATAAATATATGGATATGTTAAGTGCTTATTCTGCCGTAAACCAAGGCCATCGTCATCCAAAAATCATACAAGCATTAAAGGATCAAGCGGATAGGGTGACGTTAACCTCACGTGCCTTTCATAATGATCAATTAGGACCGTGGTATGAGAAGATATGTAAATTAACCAATAAAGAAATGGCGCTGCCAATGAATACCGGTGCTGAGGCAGTTGAAACAGCCATTAAGGCAGCCCGCCGCTGGTCTTATGATGTAAAGGGTGTTGCACAGGACCAAGCCGAAATTATCGCTTGTGTGGGCAACTTTCATGGCAGAACGATGACGGCAGTTTCCTTATCATCGGAAGCTGAATATAAAAGAGGTTTCGGACCAATGCTCCCAGGGATAAAACTTATCCCTTATGGAGATTTAGACGCTTTAAAATCGGCAATCTCCACTAATACCGCTGCATTTTTAATCGAACCTATTCAAGGCGAGGCTGGGATCGTTATTCCCCCAGAAGGATTTATGAAAGCAGCCTATGATGTATGTAAAGAAAATAATATACTCTTTATTGCGGATGAGATTCAAGCTGGGTTAGCTCGTACAGGAAAAATGTTTGCGTGTGAATGGGAAGGTTTTGAACCAGATATGTATATCCTTGGTAAAGCACTGGGCGGAGGTGTATTCCCTATTTCATGTGTAGTGGCAAACAAAGACATTTTAAGTGTGTTCAATCCAGGATCTCACGGTTCAACCTTTGGAGGAAACCCACTAGCATGTGCGGTATCAATCGCAGCACTAGATGTTCTTGTTGACGAAAAGCTTTCCGATAAATCATTGGAATTAGGGGAATATTTTGTAAGCAAATTAAAGGACATCCAAAACCCTAAGATTAAGGAAATAAGAGGTAGAGGGTTGTTTATCGGGGTAGAATTGACCGAGCCAGCACGTAAGTATTGTGAAGAATTAAAAGGACAAGGGCTTTTATGTAAGGAAACACATGATACAGTGATTCGTTTTGCCCCTCCTCTGATTATTAGTAAAGATGAGTTAGATTGGGCTATTGAACGCATTAAAAAAGTGCTTGGCTAAATGAAAAGATAGAGGTGCCAAAATGGGGAAGAATGATGTAACAAATCGTGTAGGTGAAAATGATAAAGAGGAAGAAAACTTAAATCTTCTTACATCAACACAGATTGTTATTCATGATGCACTAAAACGACTTGGGTTTCCGGAAAATGCATTTGAATTGTTGAAGGAACCTGTAAGGATGCTGAATGTCAGGATTCCGGTTCGGATGGATGATGGTTCTGTTAAAGTTTTTTCTGGCTATCGGGCTCAACATAATGATTCGGTTGGTCCGACAATTGGTGGTGTTCGTTTTCATCCTAAAATCCATGAGGATGAGGTAAAAGCATTGTCGATGTGGATGAGTTTGAAATGCGGAATTGCTGACTTACCCTTTGGAGGTGGAAAGGGAGGTATTCTTTGTAACCCCCGAACACTTTCATTTGGTGAACTTGAACGTTTAAGCCGCGGATATGTTCGTGCTATTAGTCAAATTGTCGGTCCAACCAAAGATATCCCGGCACCGGATATGTATACAAATTCTCAAATTATGGCCTGGATGATGGATGAATATAGCCGTCTTCGTAAATTCGACTCTCCTGGCTTTATTACAGGAAAGCCACTAATTCTCGGGGGCTCAGAAGGCAGGGAAGAAGCAGGGGCACTAGGAGCAGCAATTTGTATTGAAGAGGCTGCAAAAATACGCGGGCTTACCATTAAAGGAGCCCGTATCATTGTTCAAGGATTTGGTAATGCAGGCAGTTATATTGCAAAATTTATGCATGAATTAGGAGCTATTGTTGTTGGGATATCTGATGTATATGGTGCCCTTTACGACCCAGATGGTCTTAATATAGAGTATTTGCTGCATCGTCGCGACAGTTTTGGCACATTTACTACCCTATTTGACGGTACGATCACCAATGAAGAATTGCTTGAGCAAGAATGTGATATTCTTGTACCTGCAGCGACATCCAATCAAATTACAGCTAAAAATGCTAATAGCATAAAGGCCAAGATTGTTGTGGAGGCTGCCAATGGTCCTACAACGATAGAAGCAACAAGAATTCTGTCTGAACGGGGCATACTGCTTGTTCCAGATGTGTTGGCGGGATCTGGCGGCGTTACTGTCTCTTATTTTGAGTGGGTACAGAATAAGCAAGGCTATTATTGGGATGAAAACGAGGTAAAAGCAAGATTACGTAGAAAAATGGTGTCTGCTTTTCAGCAAATCTATGAAATCTCAAAGAACAGCAATGTAAATTTGCGTGTTGCGGCTTATATGGTCGGGGTAAGAAAAATGGTTGAGGCCTCAGAGTTTAGGGGATGGATATAAAAAATCCTTGCAATAGGTTTGCAAGGATTTTCTTGTTACCTCGTTGTTTCTGTTTCTGGCTCTCTTACATACTGTTCATTTGGTTTGAAGAGTAATCCCAAGTTAATAAGTCCAGCGATACCAACTAGACCGTAAATAATCCTTGATAATGCTGAATTATCTCCAAAAATGGCTTCAACTAAATTAAATCCAAAAAAACCAATTAATCCCCAATTGATGGCACCAATGATGGTAAGAATTAAAGCAATTCTTTGAATAGTACTCAAACTAGATTCCTCCTATCAATTATGTGGTTCAGGATTAGGTTGCTAATAAATAGAAGGTAATATTCATTGCTGTATCCTTTGCAAAATATTTTTTTATCAATAATAATTGGATGTGGAAAGGAAGGTGCATATCATGCAAAATTTTACTTATTGGAATCCAACCAAATTAATCTTTGGTAAAGACCAGCTGGAGCAATTAAAAAAGGAAGTTCCTCTCTATGGAAAAAAGGTGTTAGTTGTTTATGGTGGGGGCAGCATAAAGCGCAGCGGTCTTTATGACAAGGTGATCAATTTACTGAATGAAATTGATGCTCAAGTGTATGAATTACCTGGAGTTGAACCAAATCCTCGAATTACTACTGCTCGTAAAGGAGTAGAAATTTGTAAAAGTGAAGGGATTGACCTTCTATTAGCAGTTGGGGGCGGAAGTGTCATCGATTGTACGAAATTGATTGCTGCGGGTGCTAAATACGATGGTGATGCTTGGGACTTAGTAATTAGAAAAGCTGCGGTAACTGAGGCATTACCATTTGGAACGGTCCTGACCTTAGCCGCTACCGGTTCAGAAATGAATTCAGGGTCTGTTATTACCAATTGGGAGACGAATGAAAAATATGGATGGGGAAGTCCTTTTACTTTTCCAAAGTTCTCAATCCTAGATCCTGTACATACATTTTCTGTTCCAAGAGACCAGACCATCTATGGAATTGTCGATATGATGTCCCATGTATTAGAACACTACTTTCATTTGGAGGAAAATACATTATTCCAAGATCATATGTGTGAATCCTTACTTATTACAGTGATGGAAACAGCACCTAAACTGCTCGAGAATTTAGAAAGTTATGAACACCGTGCGACGATTCTTTATAGCGGAACCATGGCTTTAAACGGTATTTTAAACATGGGTTACCGTGGTGATTGGGCGACCCATAATCTAGAACATGCCGTTTCAGCCGTATATGATATTCCGCATGGCGGTGGTCTTGCGATTTTATTTCCTCACTGGATGAAACATAACCTGAAAGTAAAGCCAGAGCGCTTTAAGCAGCTGGCGGTACGTGTATTTGGAGTAGATCCTGAAGGTAAAAGTGCAGAAGAGGCTGGGCTTGAAGGCATTCAAAAGTTACGTGAATATTGGAATAGTATTGGTGCACCAGCACATTTAGCTGATTATAATATTGATGACAGCAAGATTGAGTTAATGGCTGACAGAGCAATGGTTTACGGTGAATTCGGTAACTTTGCTAAATTAAATCGAGAAGACGTTATATCCATTTATCGTGAGTCACTATAAAGAAACCAAACGGGCATTTTTCGATGCTCGTTCTTTTTTCGACAAAATTTTTCTAAGTGTAAAAAATTTGGCGAAAATGGGTACGCTTACAAGGGGAGACCATTCTTGATAATCTGTCCAGCATTCGATAAAGTGATTAATGATAAATAAATTATGGAGGATTCAATACATGACACACATACGTTTTGATTATTCAAAAGCGTTAGCCTTCTTTGCAGAACATGAAATTACATATTTACGTGATGCCGTAAAGGTGGCACACCATTCCCTGCATGAGCAAACAGGAGCTGGAAGCGACTTTTTAGGATGGATAGACCTTCCTACAAATTACGACAAGGAAGAGTTTTCACGTATTAAGCAATCTGCAGAAAAAATTAAATCAGATTCTGATGTACTTCTAGTAATTGGGATAGGCGGTTCCTATTTAGGGGCAAGAGCTGCAATTGAAATGTTACAGCATAGCTTCTACAATTCACTGCCAAAAGAAAAACGGAAAACACCACAAATTATTTTTGTTGGTAACAATATCAGTTCTACCTATATGAGAGATGTAATGGATCTCCTTGATGGGAAAGACTTTTCAGTAAACGTTATTTCAAAGTCTGGAACGACAACAGAACCTGCCATTGCCTTTAGAATCTTCCGTAAGCTCCTTGAAGAAAAATATGGTGTGGAAGAAGCACGCAAGAGAATTTATGCAACGACAGACAAAGCAAGAGGTGCCTTGAAAACCTTAGCTAACGAAGAAGGTTATGAATCTTTTGTGATTGCAGATGATATTGGCGGACGCTATTCTGTATTAACTGCAGTCGGCTTACTTCCTATCGCTGTTAGCGGTGCAGACATCGATAAGATGATGGAGGGGGCAGCAAAAGCACAAGAAGACTTCGGCCACTCTGAGTTAGAAGAAAATCCTGCCTACCAATATGCTGCTGTTAGAAATGCGCTATATAATAAAGGGAAAACCATTGAAATGCTGATCAATTATGAGCCAGGATTACAATATTTTTCTGAATGGTGGAAGCAGTTATTTGGAGAAAGTGAAGGAAAAGACCAAAAAGGTATTTACCCTTCTTCTGCGAACTTCTCAACAGATCTCCATTCACTTGGACAGTATGTACAAGAAGGTCGCCGTGATTTATTCGAAACCGTCATTAAAGTAGAAAAACCACGCCATGAATTGATTATCGAAGAAGCCGAAAGTGATTTAGACGGATTAAATTATCTTGCTGGTCAATCCGTTGACTTTGTAAACAATAAAGCATTCCAAGGAACCATGCTTGCCCATACAGATGGTGGAGTTCCAAACCTAATCGTATCCATTCCTGAGCAAGATGAATATACGTTCGGCTACCTAGTCTACTTCTTTGAAAAGGCTTGTGCAATGAGCGGATACTTACTAGGAGTGAATCCTTTTGACCAGCCAGGAGTAGAAGCTTATAAAGTAAACATGTTTGCATTACTTGGCAAGCCAGGCTTCGAAGAAAAGAAAGCAGAACTTGAAAAAAGACTTTAATTAGTGACTATGTTTAAGCAAATACTGATTTTGCCACTCTGTTAATTGGAGCGGAAGGCGCTTGATCCTCGAAAATGCTATCGCATTTTCTTCGTGCGGTGATTATTCGAGGAAGTAAATTCAATGTCCTGCGGAATGAACGAGCACCGTGAGACCCCACAGGCCGGAACGACCGAGGAGGCTCACGGGCGAGCCAGCGGAAAGCATAGCGCATGGAGCGGAAATTAACAGACCAATATTATTAGCACAAACTAATAAAATTTGTAGAGTACTGAGAAAATCAGTACTCTATTTTTTAACTTTTTTGGAGAAACTAATAAATAATGATGATAAGGGGGCTCGATCATGATTGAAATACCATCAAGTGTAGAAGGTAAGCAGTTTGATTTGTATAAGCTGGAACAAAAATTAAAGCCAATCGGTTATTCCATTGGAGGTAACTGGGATTATGACCACGGTGCCTTTGACTACAAAATAAATGATGAAGTGGGCTATCAGTTTCTTAGGCTGCCATTTTCGGCAATAGATGGCCAGTTAGACGCACGAAACTGTACGGTAGAGCTTGGGCGTCCATTCCTATTGTCTCATAAGTATCAAATAGGGCTTGATGACCATATTGGCGATGCAGGCACTTTAAATCAGTTTTCAGAACCAGTTGATAAGGACGCAAGTTTTCCTGAACAGTATATTGAAACAGGGAAAACCCTTGTTAAAGAACTAGAATCAATATTGAGTACTGAATAACCATTTTCGGCATGAGAACATTGTACTAGGATAATGTTCACGAAACCTACAATTATTTT from Neobacillus sp. CF12 encodes:
- a CDS encoding Glu/Leu/Phe/Val dehydrogenase; its protein translation is MGKNDVTNRVGENDKEEENLNLLTSTQIVIHDALKRLGFPENAFELLKEPVRMLNVRIPVRMDDGSVKVFSGYRAQHNDSVGPTIGGVRFHPKIHEDEVKALSMWMSLKCGIADLPFGGGKGGILCNPRTLSFGELERLSRGYVRAISQIVGPTKDIPAPDMYTNSQIMAWMMDEYSRLRKFDSPGFITGKPLILGGSEGREEAGALGAAICIEEAAKIRGLTIKGARIIVQGFGNAGSYIAKFMHELGAIVVGISDVYGALYDPDGLNIEYLLHRRDSFGTFTTLFDGTITNEELLEQECDILVPAATSNQITAKNANSIKAKIVVEAANGPTTIEATRILSERGILLVPDVLAGSGGVTVSYFEWVQNKQGYYWDENEVKARLRRKMVSAFQQIYEISKNSNVNLRVAAYMVGVRKMVEASEFRGWI
- a CDS encoding helix-turn-helix transcriptional regulator, with protein sequence MNTIGRTIKSYREHLKMTREELAQKIRVGTQTIEKYESGEQIPSTQTLLKLSTVLDIPASELLLDQQDQHI
- a CDS encoding YugN-like family protein codes for the protein MIEIPSSVEGKQFDLYKLEQKLKPIGYSIGGNWDYDHGAFDYKINDEVGYQFLRLPFSAIDGQLDARNCTVELGRPFLLSHKYQIGLDDHIGDAGTLNQFSEPVDKDASFPEQYIETGKTLVKELESILSTE
- a CDS encoding PH domain-containing protein, yielding MGFFDGMMGNAAEVNPAEAQREFARILAVDERIEKAYKLIRDLFIFTNKRLILVDKQGLTGKKVEYHSIPYKSITHFSIETAGSFDLDAELKIWISGNALPLQKQFNKNLNIYELQTVLAEYVLK
- a CDS encoding alpha/beta hydrolase, producing the protein MEEKVYYRNQLVNNINIYYEFYPNPNARKTLVLLHGFLSSTFSFRRLIPYLNKEFQVLSIDLPPFGKSEKSNNFIYSYSNLAQTVIELVQTLGLNEITLIGHSMGGQIVLNILHQQPDIADKAVLLCSSSYAKRSRLPLIIGSYMPYFHLYVKFYLARSGIMKNLQNVVHDHTLISDEMLFGYLQPFLKDEIFLALTRMIRDHEGDLSAGELSRITHPCLLIWGEYDRVVPLSVGERLTKDLTRSELVILRDTGHLVPEERPEDVFLHIKQFLA
- a CDS encoding superoxide dismutase family protein, with the protein product MKRVWMIIPLLLLAGCLEQDITKLDVKMINDKGDSIGNITLQEVSSGVKVNVKLNNLPPGEHALHIHEKGKCQKPDFKATGNHFNPDDKEHGLLHPKGSHAGDLPNLIVEDDGSVKADLMAANVTLKKEDKKSLFTKEGTTLVIHEEKDDGMTQPEGDSGKRIACGEISKDGKK
- a CDS encoding glucose-6-phosphate isomerase, whose translation is MTHIRFDYSKALAFFAEHEITYLRDAVKVAHHSLHEQTGAGSDFLGWIDLPTNYDKEEFSRIKQSAEKIKSDSDVLLVIGIGGSYLGARAAIEMLQHSFYNSLPKEKRKTPQIIFVGNNISSTYMRDVMDLLDGKDFSVNVISKSGTTTEPAIAFRIFRKLLEEKYGVEEARKRIYATTDKARGALKTLANEEGYESFVIADDIGGRYSVLTAVGLLPIAVSGADIDKMMEGAAKAQEDFGHSELEENPAYQYAAVRNALYNKGKTIEMLINYEPGLQYFSEWWKQLFGESEGKDQKGIYPSSANFSTDLHSLGQYVQEGRRDLFETVIKVEKPRHELIIEEAESDLDGLNYLAGQSVDFVNNKAFQGTMLAHTDGGVPNLIVSIPEQDEYTFGYLVYFFEKACAMSGYLLGVNPFDQPGVEAYKVNMFALLGKPGFEEKKAELEKRL
- a CDS encoding iron-containing alcohol dehydrogenase; this translates as MQNFTYWNPTKLIFGKDQLEQLKKEVPLYGKKVLVVYGGGSIKRSGLYDKVINLLNEIDAQVYELPGVEPNPRITTARKGVEICKSEGIDLLLAVGGGSVIDCTKLIAAGAKYDGDAWDLVIRKAAVTEALPFGTVLTLAATGSEMNSGSVITNWETNEKYGWGSPFTFPKFSILDPVHTFSVPRDQTIYGIVDMMSHVLEHYFHLEENTLFQDHMCESLLITVMETAPKLLENLESYEHRATILYSGTMALNGILNMGYRGDWATHNLEHAVSAVYDIPHGGGLAILFPHWMKHNLKVKPERFKQLAVRVFGVDPEGKSAEEAGLEGIQKLREYWNSIGAPAHLADYNIDDSKIELMADRAMVYGEFGNFAKLNREDVISIYRESL
- a CDS encoding DUF1871 family protein; the encoded protein is MESEMKTNLQFVDVLNEWDPFKLKNGNYDPEIADTIQAIHELDNPEELAVRIQSIYEFSFEKTIPIDQCLNVARELLAIKDNDSCNI
- the yugI gene encoding S1 domain-containing post-transcriptional regulator GSP13 → MTEKIETGSIVLGKVTGIQPYGAFIALDENTQGLVHISEITHGYVKDINDHLKVGDEVKVKVLSIDENAGKIGLSIRATEEAPVQQAVAKPKKPRKRQAAAIVPEVDGQQGFNTLKDKLQEWIDQSQREDLIKK
- a CDS encoding DHHA1 domain-containing protein, with protein sequence MKKKLYYQDAYIRSFTAKVVTKGKDEAGYFIVLDQTAFYPTGGGQPHDVGTIENHAVLNVEEVDGEVRHYLDTELDDENATVSGIIDWDRRFDHMQQHAGQHILSAAFEQLLGYKTIGFHLGSELLTIDLDTDNLLEIEVEKVQELANRIIIENRSIETKWVTEEDLANYDLRKETKVKEDIRLVIIPDFDYNGCGGTHPKSTGEVQAIKILDWEKQKKKIRVQFVCGNRVIKQLNQKNKVLLELTKLLNAPEIDMQQAVIRLLENVKTKEKELEETLEALLLQEAKSLLGKSKKEKNIVGEAFHNRSVQELQKLARYIVAEEEATIVLFVSQNDNRLQLVCARGSEETVSMKKLIGNALIIINGKGGGSDSFAQGGGEALLSGEQMLQHLMESIQ
- a CDS encoding ornithine--oxo-acid transaminase gives rise to the protein MTSELETKRLIEQTEKYGANNYHPLPIVISRAEGVWVEDPEGNKYMDMLSAYSAVNQGHRHPKIIQALKDQADRVTLTSRAFHNDQLGPWYEKICKLTNKEMALPMNTGAEAVETAIKAARRWSYDVKGVAQDQAEIIACVGNFHGRTMTAVSLSSEAEYKRGFGPMLPGIKLIPYGDLDALKSAISTNTAAFLIEPIQGEAGIVIPPEGFMKAAYDVCKENNILFIADEIQAGLARTGKMFACEWEGFEPDMYILGKALGGGVFPISCVVANKDILSVFNPGSHGSTFGGNPLACAVSIAALDVLVDEKLSDKSLELGEYFVSKLKDIQNPKIKEIRGRGLFIGVELTEPARKYCEELKGQGLLCKETHDTVIRFAPPLIISKDELDWAIERIKKVLG
- a CDS encoding DUF378 domain-containing protein, with protein sequence MSTIQRIALILTIIGAINWGLIGFFGFNLVEAIFGDNSALSRIIYGLVGIAGLINLGLLFKPNEQYVREPETETTR